A segment of the Ipomoea triloba cultivar NCNSP0323 chromosome 1, ASM357664v1 genome:
ACTAGACGCTAAGCGCTAGTCGGGTGATAgactaagcggtctaggcggtgtCTAGGCggtgacctataaaaacaaaaaaataatgcatgtgtggGTGCatgtcatatattttattatatatattgtatatttgtatatatctcttatttctcttatttatataaataaataaatttaaatatatataaatataattaaaaaattaataaggtcAACTCgtccgagttaactcggctaaatCTGATGAGTTGGGCAAGTTAACTTGGCCAAATTCGACcgagtcggccgagttaggcgctaggcggacgcctaggaagcaattcgcctcggtctaggggagcctagcgcctaggcggtcgACTTTTGCAACAGTGCATGGAAGTCAAATTAGCATATTATGTAATAGCAAGTTATTAGTaaaaatgtttcttttttaaaaaaattaaaacggAATTCCTTAGACTAAAAAGTAATTCGAGAACTTATTATATGCCCCTTAATCCTTTACCTCGTTTATAAATAGTTTATTACATTCTTTTGTTACTCTCTAGTTTTACACACTCcctttataatataaaatatgaaaataagttATTTGCACAgctaatttaattagttattaagTGATAAATTATGGACAACAACAcgtatgagaaaaaaaaaactatatagaAATCTTCACGCTGCCGAACTGCAACAATGAGTAGATGTATTTTATTAGTAgctatttgattatattttatgtacatGACACGTACGAAGGATCAATATGTTGATGCAATAATAATTGATGAGCACTCTACTCCACGGAACATTCACTGCTTTTTCCAGTCTTTTCATCAAATCTTCAGCATTCATCGATCACCAAATTCATTGCAAATTAAAGTCATATATATAGGATACAACATTATTTCCGTTTTATAAAAGCAATCCAAAAATCTAATTTCGCATTATCCATCAGCTTTTAATGCCTTCACGCATTATataatttaaggtgcgtggttccTCGAGGAGTAGTatactttattcttttttttttttttttttttttcgcataTCAATCCTTGCAGTAGAGATTGATGAACGCATATATGCAATAATGTGATGAGGACCACGTACTCCTCTTTTGCATCCCTTTCATAAGATCATCAACGTTCATCTCTTCCACTTCGAAAACCAAACCATTATGCCTGCAAAGGTTCCCATCCACATGGCATAgtattatgaattatgatagaAGAAGACGTATATATGCATGCAACTTCATcttctgcttttttttttctttttttttttttaaagcttataAAAGCAATATAATGAATGAAtcttacttttttcttttcatagaTGAATGATTCATACATTAAATTATAGGTAGTATCCTTCATAGCACTACCTTTCAATTTCCAAAGTTTTATACTCCGTAGTTTATAGAAAATGATGGcaaattttttttggaacatGGTCTAAATAGATGTGTGGatcatgaatataatgtacatttttaatatattaaaagtacgttatttgtgtactggatgtacataatttgaaaatacacaaaataatgtattttcagtactcaaataatgtattatacatgaatacaatgtacatttttaatatactaaaaatacattatttgtgtactgaatgtacattaattgatagtatacaaaataatgcattttcggtactcaaataatgtattatatacacagctatgtggatcatgatccacaggATAATGATCCGAAAATGATGGGTCAGGTCATAGCCCATAAGAGGTCAGAATAGGACTATGAAATTGGGCCAGAATGGTGATCCAATAAGACCAAAAAAaagtggatttttttttggaaaggaGTTAAGGGAGTGTTTGGCACCATGGTTTGGAGCATATCGAAATTGAGAAAATACCACTGCAAAATATCAATAGGCGCTTGTAAAAttaagagttcatagtacaactaaaatCCTAGTCATATAAATAACAAGACAAATCCATAGcttcctacaccataatctcattggATGACGTTGTCATTTATGATACTcgcagtaacccaattgcaaatgacacactaccaacaaaaaaaaaaaaaaaaagacaaatagtgaagatgacGATAATAATTACAATGCTaaccaaaagagaattaagaaaacttagaaaaatttaaacgaaaagtaatatttatttagactattgttTTTAGACTattaattttacaaagttgcaaacatttattttagtgacaattataatgaatctcctatattattttgcattcataTTCTTTGAATTACCTATttaaattcgacattcaattacatatgtataaacttctcatatataatctttcaTTAATAATCTGTCATGTAAGACTAAAACAACTAAAAGAAAATGATTGAGGgagtaaaattatattaaaaaaataaaaataaaatagtataaGAAATCACATATCTTGTGAGAAAAGAACAGAACCCTTATCTTATCAACATAAAATTAAATCCGCCTCCTTAACCATTATCCCAGTGATGGAGCTGAGCTAGCAGATAATATATTAAACATGCATAAACCCATTTGGCTTGATCCAATTCCTTCCTCTTTCACTGTCTCacaatttgtaattatattgaattgctAGCCTTTTAACATCACAattaactccaatatataattcattattcCTATGAATTCAACTATAACCTTTGTATACACTACTGACAACTGCTTAAATTGGTTTCTGTAGGCTTAGGTAgagggaaaaaacaaaaaaacaaaaaaaacaaaaacaaaaacaaaaaaaacaaaaaagcttAAGGTTTGTTTGAAaagcggaaaatgacttttggaaaatgagtcatttttaaaaaatatttttcttttcagtgTTTGGCTGCACAACGAAAAATTgtctttttgtgtttggttcatttttcgaaaaaatgagcagaattgtatactttatttttcaagttaaatgggtttattttgataatcaatttttcattcacccattatctgttaaaaaaaattaaaatgtaatttcattttgatttttaaatacGAAAaaacttaatatattatttgtagagTTTACTTATTTTGTTGaactttgaattaatattaatttttgttagactttattgatagggaatataccccagATATGTATACCACCCTATGAATACTATACGTATACCCAGCATATTGTACGGTTGCTAGCCCTATAAGAGGAACTTGGGCCCTTCATGTTAGGGCTTTTGGATCCCTTCCTCTCTCTCTAAAGAAGATCCTAGAAGTAATGCTCTTCCCTCTCTCTAAAGCTATGGAAGAACAATGAATAAAAGCTTCTTTTGGATCAAATTCTCTCGTGATCTTTATAGTTTACATATACTGTTGTACATACGACATAGTGTATTGAACAATTTAGTTCTATAAACTTTAAAGTTGGATTGCAAATTCACAATGTTaattagtactgtcaaagtggatCGAAGTCCGCGGGCTGGTCCGCACCCGCCCCGCGGTGGGACGTGTTAggattaccaaaaaaaaaaaaaggcccgCGAAggagcgggcctaacgggcaTGGCTCGCTAAGGCCCGTGACCCGTGTGAACTGCGGGCCGACCctatataaactaaaaaaaaaaaacaacaaaaaagagCAAACAATGTGTACTGTGCACcacacatgaatatataatgtgtacatgtatgtacacatatatattcatgtgtaaaCATTACACattgactaaaaaaaaaaaagctcacgGGCCGGTTCGCGGGGCACGCCAACCCGCATGAGGCGGGTTAGGGTTGTATGAATCTAAGTCCGCGGGCTTAACGGTTCGGTATGCAAAAGCCTGCTAAAAATTAAGTTCGCGGTGGGGCGAGTCGGCctgctttgacagtactaatactaatatttgtagattttacttattttattgaactttgaattaaagaaaaaaaaatacgggCCAGCCCTCGAGGCCCGCCAACCTGcgtggggcgggctagggtCCCATGGATTAGTGttgtaaaaactaaaaactaaaatcacactattttgacaaattttgcaTGTGCATATCccttggaaaatgacttcctcaaaaaaaaaaaaaaaagggaagtcatttttcccCAAAATATACCTATTTTCCTTTGATTAAGGcatcattttccattgaccttATTTCCCCTCTcttgccaaacactgaaaactcgaaaaatatttttctgaagtcatttttcgaattTTCAAACGCACCCTAAAAGAATGTTGTTTTACCCACATGAGCTCTTAACATTTACCATTCATATTTTAGGACAAAGTTTAGAATGATGATTGCTTATATTGTATACTGATGATAGAAGCGAAAAATTGAAAGCAGCGACaagaaattactaaaaaaataattttataattaaagccTTACATATTAAACTGATTTTGTAACTTGAGGGACTAAAATTAGACCGTATTAAAAAAGAGGAGGGAGTATTTtgcaacaacaaataattaagAGAGCTAGAAGAcccaaaaaattaagaaaaagaagTGTATATGAACTCACTAATGACGGAGTACACCTGGAGACACGTGATTTTACATTGCACTCATGTAAACAAGTAGATCACATTGTTTAAGTGTCCTAATAATATAAGAGTAATAAGTAAATTAGAACTTTGGTTAAAAGTCATATAGAATTATGCCAAATTATAGTGTTGTAATAATATAAGAGTAATAAGTAAATTAGAACTTTGATTAAAAGTCATATAGAATTATGCCAAAATTATTGTGTTGTCATACATGTACGTGTCAACACAACCAGAGGAAGCTGAACATAGCTCTGAAGATGAATTACTATAAGAATAGGGCAACAACATAGCTACACTATAAGATGCGAACACCACATGCATGCTTGATAAAATACTTCAATGGCCTTGAGTCATCATGAGATTGGAGTTTGCACCTAGTAGCATCTCCCAAGTTCCCTTGTTAATGCATCACATGAGCACATTAAGTGtagaactgacgcaccttaagtgttaaactgatgcaccttaagtggtAACTGATGTATTTAAGTGTCAAACTAAAGCACCTTTATAtttaaacatacgcaccttaaactataaACTTATGTACCTTAAGCTATAAATTTACGCATCTTATGCTTTAAACTTAAGCaccttaaattttaaacttaGACACCTAtgctataaacttacgcaccttaattaaaactttaagcTTACGCAAAATTACTATAATGtcaccgcgtttttttttttttttttttttgttaatttatctTCATTATGAGCTGTTGATTTTGGTAAGATCAATGACTGATATTTCACCCATTTTTTACCTAAGACATATAATCgcagctaatatatatatatatatatatatatatatatatatatatatatatatatatatatgtatgtatgtatgtatgtatgtatcgttctcttttttttttttttttttttttgtccttttgtTAGAAACCATTCAGTTTATAAAATATAGAAcgattttaataataaaccaaaACCTAATCATTTTGTTCGATTTTGGCTTAACTCGACTCGGTTCGAATAACCCGAACCGAAATGCAACCCATACTCATGTCTAACCCTTCATAGATTGTGATTTGATTCTAGTTTACTTTGTAATTCTTAAACAACTTAAGTCtataataaatcaaataaattattatttacttaaCATTGTCAATTCTCTAATTATTACTTAGTGTTTTCAAAATCACGTGAATTTGCTTGTTGTTGAGTTAGATTGCTATCATCCCACGCATCCGTTACGATAAATAGGCTCAACATCATTTACAAATTCAGACGATTTTTCTTACACAATTCAGATCAATTATTCTTCTGCAATTGAAGAAAGAAGGGGTGAAGAAGCTCCGATCAATCGTTCGAAATGGCTAGCGTGCAAAAGACGATTTTTAACTTCTCCAAAAATTTTTGCCAACGAACTTGTTCACAGAAACTGGTTCGTATAAACAAccctaattttcttttttagcctttgtgtttgtgtttgcaTAAATTTATGTAGAGATGTTTAATCTAGAATTTAGCCTTTTGTATGTTTAGTTGCATAAATCTTATTGTtcaaaaatcttgaaaataataaaaaaatttataaacttaaaaaactaatttttttcctttaatagAAAATACTATTGTAAAATTTGGTTGAAGTACTAGTTTAGGTCGGTGTCCATAGGTAAAATTTACCGTTTTAGGCAATTTATCTTGTCCCTGACGGAGATCCCCAATCTGCGCTCGAAGAGAACGGGAATGGAGAACATTTTCAGGGAAtagggacggggacggggaaaCCCTTCTttgccccgccccgtccccgaataattattataaataaataaatacatgatGTGGAGAgtgttatggtaattttagtatttatattacgtgaattgaaattgtgcattttagtacatgctgtggtgcgttttattacgtatgttgataCATTTAACTCTGttgtgaaatggtgtgttttaatccatcctctagtgcattttcatacatagaatggtgtgtaactgtgttgtgaaatggtgtgttttaatccgtcctctggtgcattttaatacgtagaatggtgtgtatttcaacacatgttttctaataagtgtaatagtgcatgtttataatctgggttgaagattttcaataagtggaattgtgcattttaacatacgttgtggtgcattttaatacgtagaatgatgcatattttagcacatgttttctaatatgtgtaataatacaggtttataatctgacatgaggcacgttctggtgcattttaatacatagaatgatgcgttttattacgtatgttgatgcattttaagtgaatatatatgtgcatttggttatagtgtggaattgTGTGTTTAATGTGttctctggtgcattttagtacgtagaatggtgtgtattttaacacatatatattaagCGTTGATTTGCAGACTTGCTGTAATCTAATGGTTGCAAAATAGccgcacgaccacacctaaGGAAGAAGTCGCATCtaaactctactatatatatatgaacgaTAATTTCTCGCAGAGATGGGGATGATGACTATTTTCAATTCACCgttggggatggggatggggatggggaaaGGGACGAGTCGGGGTTTCAGGGACGGGGACAGGGAGTATagtatactccccgcccccGCCTCATTGTCATCCATAGTTTCAACTCCATTTTTTGCCTTTGACACCACAGTCTAAGCTATCGCCAAGTTTTCAACTTCTTTTAGGGATGCTCTtgcacttctttttttttttttttttaaatattaagagttaaactcttttttcttttaatattaaaagTTAAACTCCAGACACCTAGGCTTTTTCTTTTGCacattttcttttgttcttcaatttttatcttttcacTAGGACTTtgcccttttttattttttagttaagaACCTAGTGCCTACCTGAGTAGTACTAGGTGACCAACAACGGTCTAATGGTTTCCTACTACATGCGACAACATTCAGGACATTTTGATTGTAATTTTAAGATATATTAAGACATtatgataataaattaatagATATATTACTTAAATGTAGGGTTCTGCTTCAATTGTCTAAGATTGTTGATACCATTTAGAAATCTTCATATAAAGTATTCTTATCCAAACGAAGAAGAAAGAATATTTTATAGAAAtggattttggattttttttcttttttctttttcattgttgcttgttttcttgtttttttttttttttacaatagaAGTGTACATCAATGAACTCTACACATACTAATGttcgttcttcttcttctttttttaatgtgaatgataaaatctcttttatttcaataattaattatagatCGACAATGTTTTGATCCTAACTAAGATTGTAATTTTAAGACAAATTAAGGCACTACTTGTTTATGAGTTTGAGTCATCAAGGGTTTTAGCTTCCACAAGTATTTTTGTGTGCAGACTTTGCAcacactcaatttttttttttttaagtttttgatTGAAATTGTGCTAGCCTTTTATTATGTGTTTAATTGTTGCCTAAGCCTAAACCTTACATTCCTAGTATTGAAAATAATTGTGTTTTTTCATCaacttaattaacaaatttaaccGCCTGTTTCTTCTAATAGGAAATTCCCATATCATACATCGAACCTGAGAGAAGATATTCACGCAAGGTTATACTGAGGAATCGTAAGCAGAAAGTCTGGAACATAGAGATAACAAAAATTGGGGATGCTTGTTTTTTCAAGTATGGTTGGGCAAAATTCGTAGAGGATAACTCTTTTATCGATGGAGATCAATTGTTTTTTATGTATGACCATCCTGCTGTGTTTGACTTCTTCGTAACTGACCCATTCGGCTATGAAAAGATAATAATGGAAGGTAAAGAAGCTCAAGTGGAGGGGTTGAAAGATAACACATTTTTGGTTGAGTTTGAATTCAATATGGTCACTCAAGTTAAGAAAGAGGAGGATGAGATGGATGCAGAAGAGGAGAACAATGATGCTGGTTTTCAATATCATACACCTACCAAGGGAAAAAGATGCATAAGTTAGTTTctcttgattttctttttaattttcattttgtcATATGTTTCATGTATATAATTTTCACAGAGATTTCTTAATTTAGGTGAATTGGAGAGAGCTACGAACGTGACAGATAGGGAAGCTAGTCCCAATAAAGGGAATGTTGGTGCGGGGAAAAATGATGCTAGGGCAAAGAAAATGGGCGTtagtgaagaagaaaatgatgcTAGTGCAGAAAAAGTGGGTGTTAGTGAAGAGAAAAAAGATGCCAGTGTGAAAAAGAGGGATGTTCCTGATTATTTTGGACTAAAGCTTTTCAACTCAGGACGTTTTACTCAACCTAAAAATCCTTATTTCGTGACCAAAATCAGGCCAAAAAGGCGCGATGATCTGGTAATCATTCTAGACATTTATTCTAAATGCATGAATGGAAGCTAAGTTtcttggcatatatatatatatatatatatatatatatatatatatatatatatatatatatatatatatatatatgtcgaCCTTGTTTCTcaattacataatttaaatttgcAGTATATACCGATTGAACTCGCTCGGGATTACAATATTAAATTGCCTGCAAAAGTGATATTGTGTGATGAGAGAGATCAAAAATGGGACGCATATATAAAGACGTGGGGTGATGGACGAACATGGTTGTCTGGAGGATGGCGAAAATTGTGTAAATGGAACCTTGTTCAAGAAAATGACAGGTGTATCTGTGAGTTTGTCCCATCATTGGGGCCAGAATTGGTCTTGAAGGTCACAATTATTCGAAGAAAGGACTTGGAAGAAGCACAACCAAATTAATGCTTTTTGGTTGGTTTAATCTTAAAGTTTTGAAGACATAGGTCATCAGGGTTTCTATCCATGTTCTTATGGGGGCTTTCTTGACATTTCTATTTGGAGACTATGGAGTTTAGTTTCGGTAATTTCTGTTCgaaaaatttaatttggatttTAGTTTTTGAACTTAAGTTAATGCCCTCTTTGCATGCTTTGGTTTCACACATTATTTTCTATCGTATTAGAATCTTGTTATGGATTAATTTATATTGATTAAAATAATGTGTCAACATTTTATAAGTTAATGCTTAGATGGttttattatattctttataTTGTCGGGTTGGTGCCCTTTACCGATATTTTgcaatacatataatattagtgtataaattgaatactttttattttacttgtaGAGTTGTACATGAAAAACGTAGTATAATTTGATGTAACAATACTaccaatataatgtatagtTGTGACCATTTGTTCCAGTTTTGAATTGGTGGGATTTTATGGACCAAAATTTAAGTATTAGTGGAACTGGGGAAGGCTTAACTTAaattgtcatttaaaaaaatattttttccctCATAGATTTCCATTTGTGCACTATTGACTTATTTCCAGAagagtaaattttaaaaattatcccTTGACTATTGTCATTTGTTAATTTGTATCATTGTCCTTTTAATGCCACTTAATTTGGTTCTctgattataaaatttttactcaaaatagTCATCAGTTAAGGTGTCAGACAATTAGGCGTGAAAATGAAGGGTGAAGATGTAATTTCATTTGCTTCCCTCCATTCTCCTACATTTTTGTCTTGTTCACGGACTTATCGTAATTGGAAAAATTAACACAAGAGTTGTAACCCTAAATGTTGGATGTTGAAGTGATCTGGCAAATTCCAAGTAGCAGAGTACGTAGTGAaagtaatttaaatttgaatccACGTAGAGCATTTACAATGGCATTTCGATCGTCAAAAGATTTACATTGTCAAGATTCCAACAATGCTAATTTTTAATGTGACATACAATTGTTCTTTGattctttatcatttttatgcataaaaaggtGTACAAGCACATGATTTTTGTCTTTACGTTTGTTGTGTTTAGTGTTAGTGTTGGCAATACTTTATTTGTATGATTTGTGCATTTGGGTCCCTTATGTTgcgtaaaaaaaattatgttttaagtTATTCAGgaatatttaccattttatgtTAGTTATGTCATATTTGAGTTGGCGAAATAGAGACCAGTAATGGTGTACAAATTGTCATTATTTGGCTTTAATATTGTGGGGAccattttagaaattaatgaCTAACGTAGTATACTTACTTTATGTGCTTtactttgagttttttttttttttggcttttttttttggcttttttTTGCATTCTTCTTCTGCAAATCAGATTTTTCCAGAATGAAGTGAACTATGTTCCCTCAAGGTTAGATATGGGGGAAGAATAAGAGAGCAAAATATAGTTTCATATATATGAGGGAACACATATTACATTGACTATATGGAGGTTGATCATTTGAGGAATTGAGGTTTATGATCTTTAAGGATATAGTTGAAGATTTAGGGTACAACATGAGTGAAtgtaaaattgtatattttgggATCAGAAATGGTGGTTTCTGATTTAGAGACATGTGCTAGAGCTACCACAGTGAATGCTTTTATAGTTGCCatgttgaaaatgaaaacatTTGATCATAAGGCATTTAAATGGTTTGATGACAAACATCCAAGCCTGATCGTATCATTTTATTTGCTCGGGACATAGCAAAAGAAATAAGCCCTATGAAATTAACAACACTTTTTGTCACTATcaataaaaatgtacatttttaatatgctaaacgtacattatttatgtactggaCATATATATTACTCCATCTTTTAtggtatacaaaataatgtacctcaGTACTTAAAtgatgtactttcaaataatataccttcaatacacaaataatatacctttagtatattaaagatATACCTTTTATTTATTGTCAACAAAGTTGGTCCAAATTcctaaatgcaaaataatcaataacattataaatgtcttcataaataaacaattatataataatttataaaagcaaataatatacctttagtatattaaagatATACCTTTTATTTATTGTCAACAAAGTTGGTccttatataatttataaaaacaatCTGAGTTTGCCATCTGTTCAAACATAttgcttccactgaggctcaaactcatgTCCTCCCATATGGGAAAGCCACTACTTTGCCATCTAAGCACAAGTTGTTTGGCATTTGTAGACTTTACTTATTTTATTGAACTttggattcaaaaaaaaaaaaaaaaactgcggGCCGGCCCTCGGGGCCCACCAACCCGCAtggggcgggctagggttcCATGGACTAGTgttgtaaaaagtaaaaactaaaaccacactattttgacaaattttgcaTGTGCATATCccttgaaaaatgacttcctaaaaaaaaaaaaacggaagtcattttccgccaaaacatacttatttttctttgactAAGGCATCATTTTTCGTTGACCTTATTTTCTCACCTCTTGTCAAATActgaaaactcggaaaacatttttctgaaGTTATTTTTCGAATTTACAAACGCAACCTAAACGAATGTTGTTTTATCCACATGAGCTTTTAACATTTACCattcatgttttcaaaaaaaaaaaacatttaccATTCATAATTTAGGAGAAAGTTGAGAATGATGATTGCTTCTATTTGTATACTGATGATGAAGCGGAAAATTGAAAGCAGCAACAAGaaattactaaaaaataattttacaattaaagCCTGACATGTTAAACTGATTTCGTAATTTGAGGGACTAAAGTTGGACCGTATTAGAAAAAATGAGGGAGTATTTCGCAACAACGAATAATTAAGAACTAAAACGATTAGTCAATATAATTGAGAaactcaaattatattttaccaTATTCAAATTAATCCCGTTTGCACTGGGTCAACCTAACAAGAGTTCACAGTCTTTGGTCTCTTAGTTCGATGGTTCATACTTCATACTGTATTAATACCAGGTtctgttctcaaaaaaaaaaaaaataccaggtttattcttttcaaaaaaaataccaGGTTTATTTCTACGCGGcggaatatttttatttttattttaatcaaaCGGGGCTCCGAATCTGAGCAAAAGCGGCTGAAAAGCCCTAATTTGAGTAATTTCCTAAGAGAAAACCTAGACACGAAACAGTTCAGGCAGAGGTTCGTAtacaacaaagaaaaagaagcataGACAGGGAAGCAACAAGAAACGATGTCTTACGATGATGTGGAGATCGAGGATATGGAGTGGAAGGAAGAGCTTCAGGCGTATACATACCCTTGTCCGTGCGGAGACCTCTTCCAAATCACCATAGAAGAGCTGAAGCAAGGTGAAGAGATCGCTCGGTGCCCAAGTTGTTCTCTTTACATCACCGTCATCTACAACATGGAAGATTTTGTCGGAGATAAGTCCAAGAAATCCCTCGATCCTCCTAAGCAGCAGGCCGTCGCCGTTAATTGATATGCCACTTAGGTCACAAAATTTTGgttattttctttgaatttta
Coding sequences within it:
- the LOC116011930 gene encoding B3 domain-containing protein At4g34400-like, which codes for MEGKEAQVEGLKDNTFLVEFEFNMVTQVKKEEDEMDAEEENNDAGFQYHTPTKGKRCISELERATNVTDREASPNKGNVGAGKNDARAKKMGVSEEENDASAEKVGVSEEKKDASVKKRDVPDYFGLKLFNSGRFTQPKNPYFVTKIRPKRRDDLYIPIELARDYNIKLPAKVILCDERDQKWDAYIKTWGDGRTWLSGGWRKLCKWNLVQENDRCICEFVPSLGPELVLKVTIIRRKDLEEAQPN